In Acidobacteriota bacterium, the following proteins share a genomic window:
- a CDS encoding tetratricopeptide repeat protein: protein MHCEIDEILEVLEGRGESSVEHIESCASCSSTLRDLRWLTRALSDRLSWNRGRTTEERVEALTRLAAEIDDADTPLGKVHADCRRSRAVMSDDPTLALELATRARNDVLALCGRYEEEAVRAALGMAQKERANALRVLGRYDEALAATRGARTVARESAAADFDLAILDYIDATIYREIGELDEALEMIDRCSPIFEEFGESVRVIHTDVLRGAVLFSAGRNAEACMIFRRLLPIVQDLEDAELEARVWMNLAGASSGLGEYDEASIALVHAREGWKRLGARAESIRAEWSLANLTARRGDFESSEKRLRLVVDELSSLSMVQDFTLAALDLVEILLVQNKIDEARRLLERAISEMSLRPVPTRKKLLAAMRELARVQPLEASGLQSLRAEVALVIPAAGPAISFQAPTIN from the coding sequence GTGCATTGCGAGATTGACGAAATCCTGGAAGTCCTCGAAGGCCGGGGAGAGAGCAGCGTCGAGCACATCGAGAGCTGCGCGAGTTGCTCCTCTACGCTTCGCGATCTCCGTTGGCTGACGCGCGCGCTCAGTGACCGGCTGAGTTGGAATCGCGGCCGGACGACTGAGGAAAGGGTCGAGGCGCTCACCCGTCTCGCGGCCGAGATCGATGATGCCGATACTCCTCTCGGGAAAGTCCACGCCGACTGCCGGCGCTCGAGAGCAGTGATGAGCGACGATCCGACGCTCGCACTCGAGCTTGCCACCCGGGCGAGAAATGACGTCCTCGCCCTTTGCGGTCGCTACGAGGAAGAGGCCGTACGCGCGGCTCTCGGTATGGCGCAGAAGGAACGCGCCAATGCTCTGCGGGTTCTCGGCCGGTATGATGAAGCGCTCGCGGCCACTCGGGGAGCGCGAACGGTGGCCAGGGAGAGCGCTGCGGCGGATTTCGATCTGGCGATTCTGGATTACATCGATGCAACGATCTATCGCGAGATCGGGGAGCTCGATGAAGCTCTCGAGATGATCGACCGATGCAGCCCGATCTTCGAGGAGTTCGGCGAGAGCGTCAGGGTGATCCATACAGACGTTCTCCGAGGCGCAGTTCTTTTCAGCGCGGGACGTAACGCCGAGGCGTGCATGATCTTTCGTCGGTTGCTTCCGATCGTGCAGGACCTCGAGGATGCGGAGCTCGAGGCGAGGGTCTGGATGAACCTGGCCGGGGCCTCGAGCGGCCTCGGCGAGTACGACGAGGCATCGATCGCATTGGTCCATGCCAGGGAAGGCTGGAAACGCCTCGGTGCGCGGGCGGAGTCCATCAGGGCGGAGTGGTCGCTTGCAAACCTGACGGCCCGACGGGGTGATTTCGAATCGAGCGAGAAGAGATTGCGTCTGGTTGTGGATGAGCTCTCCTCTCTGTCGATGGTGCAAGATTTCACGCTCGCGGCTCTCGATCTGGTCGAGATTCTCCTCGTTCAGAACAAAATCGACGAGGCCCGTCGCTTGCTCGAGCGGGCAATATCCGAAATGTCGCTTCGTCCCGTGCCGACCCGGAAGAAACTGCTTGCGGCGATGCGGGAGCTTGCCCGGGTCCAGCCGCTCGAGGCGAGCGGACTCCAGTCGCTCCGAGCCGAGGTGGCACTCGTGATACCCGCCGCGGGCCCGGCAATTTCGTTCCAGGCGCCCACCATCAACTGA
- a CDS encoding histidine triad nucleotide-binding protein, producing the protein MPREASCLFCRILRGEIPAKKVNETEATFAFEDINPQAPTHILVIPKKHIASLAEIDESNSAEMGILISDVAAIAREQMLEAEGYRVVINCGPSAGQTVYHIHAHILGGRTLKWPPG; encoded by the coding sequence ATGCCGCGCGAAGCTTCCTGCCTGTTCTGCAGGATCCTCCGTGGGGAAATCCCCGCAAAGAAGGTGAATGAAACCGAGGCGACCTTCGCGTTCGAGGACATCAATCCACAGGCTCCGACGCACATTCTGGTGATCCCGAAAAAACACATTGCATCGCTGGCCGAGATCGATGAATCGAATTCGGCCGAGATGGGAATCCTCATATCCGACGTTGCCGCGATCGCTCGCGAACAGATGCTCGAGGCCGAGGGCTACAGAGTCGTGATCAATTGCGGTCCTTCAGCGGGGCAGACCGTCTACCACATCCATGCTCACATCCTCGGAGGCCGCACGCTCAAGTGGCCGCCCGGTTGA
- a CDS encoding YihY family inner membrane protein gives MTGQTDEKEPRRLTDRLRAARTSFWNYWTLEAREIYSKNAIGKKRGRAALVETLLFAREVIREFWSNEGSLRAASLAYTTLLSLVPLIVAFSIVIESYFARILPDMRSQLDSLLNVILPYQAPQIASHLTRFADQASTASAFGAIVFLVISFRLFMAVEVGFNQIWHIKKTRSYRQRLRAFTMLLFWGPILIGISLTTSASLAGSEYLDVVIRRTPLPSILPMLVLFIAFTMLFWLVPATKVSLRSAFFGAVMTTVLFELVRFGFGVYAESLFAGRLNVIYGALGLIILFLLAIEILWVVILLGVVVSYVHQNLQGIVRASEMSLEERPEYELYFAIRALIEIARRFDQREEPPSSYRLAEMFRATDQQMADILIKLERAHLAKEIGGEWRGWLPACDPDRIRIEEVVDAIEGGARLIPRYDENDRPQRAISDLFHFLDTCRSDGLQDNSIGRLVRELYGPKRQDDASGSLGPVSAGGA, from the coding sequence ATGACGGGCCAGACCGACGAGAAGGAACCGCGACGACTCACCGATCGGCTGCGGGCGGCCCGGACCTCGTTCTGGAACTACTGGACGCTCGAGGCCCGCGAGATCTACTCGAAAAATGCCATCGGTAAGAAGCGAGGGCGTGCCGCTCTCGTCGAGACACTGCTCTTCGCTCGCGAGGTGATTCGCGAATTCTGGTCGAACGAGGGCTCGCTGCGAGCAGCTTCGCTCGCCTATACGACGCTTCTGTCTCTCGTTCCTCTGATCGTCGCCTTTTCCATCGTCATCGAGAGCTATTTCGCGCGAATCCTGCCCGATATGCGATCTCAGCTCGATTCACTTCTCAACGTCATTCTTCCCTATCAGGCACCGCAGATCGCTTCCCATCTGACACGTTTTGCCGATCAGGCTTCCACCGCTTCCGCCTTCGGTGCCATCGTGTTTCTGGTCATTTCCTTCCGCCTCTTCATGGCCGTCGAGGTGGGCTTCAATCAAATCTGGCACATCAAGAAGACCCGGAGCTACCGTCAGCGGCTGCGTGCGTTCACGATGCTCCTCTTCTGGGGTCCCATACTGATCGGTATTTCGCTGACGACCTCTGCATCTCTGGCGGGGAGCGAATATCTCGACGTCGTCATCAGGAGAACACCGCTTCCGAGCATTCTGCCGATGCTGGTGCTCTTCATTGCCTTCACCATGCTTTTCTGGCTGGTTCCCGCGACCAAGGTCAGTCTCCGGTCGGCATTTTTCGGCGCCGTCATGACGACTGTTCTGTTCGAGCTCGTCAGATTCGGATTCGGGGTTTATGCGGAATCACTCTTTGCCGGCCGGCTCAACGTGATCTACGGGGCTCTCGGACTGATCATCCTTTTTCTTCTCGCGATCGAGATTTTGTGGGTCGTCATTCTGCTCGGCGTCGTCGTCAGCTACGTTCACCAGAACCTCCAGGGAATCGTCAGGGCCAGTGAGATGTCGCTGGAGGAGCGACCCGAATACGAGCTCTATTTTGCGATACGCGCGCTGATCGAGATTGCACGACGATTCGATCAGCGGGAGGAGCCACCGTCGTCCTACCGCCTCGCTGAAATGTTCCGCGCGACCGATCAGCAGATGGCAGACATTCTCATCAAGCTCGAGCGCGCCCACCTGGCCAAGGAAATCGGCGGTGAATGGCGAGGCTGGCTCCCCGCCTGCGATCCGGATCGGATTCGCATCGAGGAAGTCGTCGATGCGATCGAAGGCGGTGCGAGACTCATTCCTCGCTATGATGAGAACGATCGGCCGCAACGCGCCATCAGCGACCTCTTCCATTTTCTCGATACGTGCCGTTCCGACGGCCTTCAGGACAACTCCATCGGTCGACTGGTTCGCGAGCTCTACGGTCCGAAGCGGCAGGATGATGCGTCAGGCAGCCTCGGCCCGGTCAGCGCGGGGGGAGCCTGA
- a CDS encoding ATP-dependent Clp protease ATP-binding subunit, with translation MFEKYNEKARRALFFARYEASKLGSRVIESEHVLLGILREGEEIIKDIFARFNVKPEQIRREVEGDRLFVDRISSSAELPLSEESKKILAYASHEAESMLHSYVGTEHLLIGILRVESSTAARILLSKGLNVYGIREETIAILKEKEVDKQKKELPFLAEYSRDLTQLASQRIFDPLIGREKEVDRIIQILSRRTKNNPILLGEPGVGKTAIVEGLAQRIVDGDVPLFIANKRILSLDLSLIVAGTKYRGQFEERLKGVIKELRENTDIIVFIDEIHSLIGAGSAEGSLDAANILKPALSRGEISCVGATTIREYRRYIEKDRSLLRRFQAINVAPPSEYETLEILDGVKGRYESFHKVRYSDQAIRSAVFQSNRYITDRFFPDKAIDILDEAGARVKLRRVADTQNLRRLETEVREVVKEMKKAISDKDFEKAVFLREREIELKEEVETFKNEREDLAEETVEVTQRDIEEIISSWTDIPVATIEADEAARLIKMEETLKRRVVGQDAAIEAISRAIRRSRLGVSSPNRPVGSFIFLGSSGVGKTEVAKRLAEFLFGSVKHLVRFDMSEYMEKHAISKLIGSPPGYVGHEEGGQLTERVRRNPYSVVLLDEIEKAHPDIANILLQILEDGTLTDSLGNQVDFRNSLIIMTSNLGTRLLATKGTLGFRESTSDNQLRDVEQTITAELKRAFSPEFINRIDDVVVFRSLGRTEMTEICKLLIADVNQAISARAITVEVDSEVVEWLIDRASEESNSGARPLRRAIQRHIEDELSELLIRNVEIPPHHVDFRMVDGVVTPIPGYETFSDREEEESAPVEVEDNH, from the coding sequence ATGTTCGAAAAATACAACGAGAAGGCACGAAGAGCACTTTTCTTCGCACGCTACGAAGCGTCCAAGCTCGGCTCGCGAGTGATCGAGAGCGAGCATGTTCTGCTCGGAATCCTTCGAGAAGGCGAAGAGATCATCAAGGACATCTTCGCTCGCTTCAACGTCAAGCCCGAACAGATCCGTCGCGAAGTCGAAGGAGACCGTCTGTTCGTCGACAGAATTTCATCATCGGCCGAGCTCCCTCTCTCCGAGGAGTCGAAAAAGATTCTCGCTTACGCCTCGCACGAGGCCGAATCGATGCTCCACTCCTACGTCGGGACGGAACATCTCCTGATCGGGATTCTTCGAGTGGAGAGCTCGACCGCCGCCCGGATTCTGCTCTCCAAGGGTCTCAACGTTTACGGCATCCGTGAGGAGACCATTGCCATACTCAAGGAGAAGGAAGTCGACAAACAGAAGAAGGAGCTTCCCTTTCTCGCGGAATACTCGCGCGACCTGACCCAACTCGCCTCCCAGCGCATCTTCGATCCTCTGATCGGCCGCGAGAAGGAAGTTGACCGGATCATCCAGATTTTGTCGCGACGGACGAAGAACAATCCGATCCTTCTGGGGGAGCCCGGCGTCGGAAAGACGGCGATCGTCGAGGGCCTGGCCCAGAGAATCGTCGACGGCGATGTTCCTCTGTTCATCGCCAACAAGAGGATTCTTTCACTCGATCTCTCGCTGATTGTCGCAGGGACGAAGTATCGAGGTCAGTTCGAAGAACGGCTGAAGGGCGTCATCAAGGAGCTCCGCGAGAACACCGACATCATCGTTTTCATTGACGAGATTCACTCGCTGATCGGTGCCGGTTCGGCAGAAGGTTCTCTCGACGCTGCGAACATTCTCAAGCCGGCCCTCTCCCGCGGAGAGATTTCCTGCGTCGGCGCCACGACGATTCGAGAGTACCGGCGCTACATCGAAAAGGACCGATCTCTGCTGCGCCGTTTTCAGGCAATTAACGTGGCCCCGCCCAGCGAATACGAAACGCTCGAGATTCTGGACGGCGTGAAGGGTCGCTACGAAAGCTTTCACAAGGTCAGATACTCCGATCAGGCGATCAGATCCGCCGTATTTCAGTCCAACCGTTACATCACCGATCGCTTCTTCCCCGACAAGGCCATCGACATTCTCGACGAGGCAGGCGCTCGCGTGAAACTTCGTCGCGTCGCCGACACCCAGAACCTGCGGCGGCTCGAAACCGAGGTGCGGGAGGTCGTCAAGGAAATGAAGAAGGCGATCTCGGACAAGGACTTCGAAAAGGCCGTCTTCCTGCGAGAACGCGAGATCGAGCTCAAAGAGGAAGTCGAGACGTTCAAGAACGAGCGCGAGGACCTCGCCGAAGAAACAGTCGAGGTGACCCAGCGGGACATCGAAGAGATCATTTCGTCGTGGACTGACATCCCGGTCGCCACCATCGAGGCCGACGAGGCGGCCCGACTGATCAAGATGGAAGAGACGCTCAAGCGGAGAGTAGTCGGTCAGGATGCCGCCATCGAGGCGATCTCGAGAGCGATCCGCCGCTCCCGCCTGGGGGTATCGTCACCAAACAGGCCCGTAGGCTCCTTCATCTTTCTCGGAAGCTCGGGCGTCGGCAAGACCGAAGTCGCCAAACGCCTCGCGGAGTTTCTCTTCGGCTCGGTCAAGCATCTCGTTCGGTTCGACATGTCGGAGTACATGGAAAAGCACGCCATCTCGAAACTGATCGGGTCCCCTCCGGGATACGTCGGTCATGAAGAAGGGGGTCAACTTACCGAGCGGGTTCGCCGCAATCCCTACTCGGTCGTTCTGCTCGACGAGATCGAAAAAGCACATCCCGACATTGCAAACATCCTCCTGCAGATTCTCGAGGATGGGACCCTCACCGACTCGCTCGGCAACCAGGTCGATTTCAGGAACAGCCTGATCATCATGACCTCGAATCTCGGCACTCGGCTTCTGGCCACCAAGGGAACCCTCGGCTTCCGCGAATCCACTTCCGACAATCAATTGCGGGATGTCGAGCAGACGATCACCGCTGAGCTGAAGCGTGCGTTTTCGCCCGAATTCATCAACCGGATCGACGACGTCGTCGTGTTCCGCTCGCTCGGTCGTACTGAGATGACCGAGATCTGTAAGTTGCTCATCGCGGACGTCAACCAGGCGATTTCCGCAAGAGCCATCACCGTGGAAGTCGATTCCGAAGTCGTCGAATGGCTCATCGATCGGGCTTCCGAGGAATCCAACTCCGGTGCGAGACCCTTGAGGCGAGCGATCCAGCGTCATATCGAAGACGAGCTTTCGGAACTGCTCATTCGCAACGTCGAGATCCCGCCGCACCATGTGGACTTCCGGATGGTCGACGGAGTCGTGACCCCCATCCCCGGTTACGAAACTTTCTCTGACAGGGAGGAAGAGGAGAGCGCTCCGGTCGAAGTCGAGGACAATCACTGA
- a CDS encoding PAS domain S-box protein: protein MIRLLLIENGRENALLVRREILKLSRSVEIVEVTSRSELKALGSCAVFDLVLANPAVAPTQVTDLVSRLSEELPDLPLILLSDERDVETSMRLMKFGARCVLNRARVPELAGTIKKELDKRDLRQRISAFNTALRSSELRFSASFLQSAVGIAHITPSLAFSQVNHSYAEMVGRDTVEIIGKSWAEVYPGEPDFGLAIDAIARGQLDAWEGERRLDLPDGSIRWFASSISPVRDDDGQILFYSEVMTDISERRESERRNLRATALSETILQSTLDGICAVDSAGKSIFMNSAAARALGSEDAEGVDFHTLVHPRCDDEGTCPLLRALHSRQIVRYRLTQFTRIDGQPFQAIFTSLPILGAESERWTVIVFSDVAEQKRLHRQIEQFGRLENLGLLTEKIAHEFNNVLMGILPFAEILMRNEEQDPGSKDATRFIHAAVERGHQITRQILQCVHPEEPVRKTIRACELIESVIAVLEPTLTPDIRLMFRYDQPDIDLSVDEKQLQQVLLNVMSNSTEAMPQGGRIEVRLTTAGSTDSLPEAHSYARSWVMISVTDTGTGMPRDVLARAFEPMFSTKRNATGLGLAVARQIVESHGGEIFAESRPGEGSTVYITLKPARKRFDVPVEAFDPDNRP from the coding sequence ATGATTCGATTGCTGCTCATCGAGAACGGGCGGGAAAACGCTCTCCTGGTGCGCCGGGAGATCCTAAAGCTCTCTCGCTCAGTCGAAATCGTCGAGGTGACCAGCCGCAGCGAGCTGAAAGCACTCGGCTCATGCGCGGTTTTCGACCTCGTCCTCGCAAACCCTGCTGTGGCCCCGACTCAGGTGACCGACCTCGTTTCCCGGCTTTCCGAAGAGCTCCCCGACCTGCCGCTGATCCTCCTCTCGGATGAACGTGACGTCGAGACCTCGATGCGGCTGATGAAGTTCGGTGCCCGCTGCGTTTTGAACAGGGCACGTGTTCCGGAGCTGGCCGGCACGATCAAGAAGGAGCTCGACAAACGAGACCTCCGGCAACGAATTTCGGCATTCAACACGGCTCTGCGCAGCTCGGAGCTGAGGTTTTCGGCAAGTTTCCTTCAATCCGCGGTCGGAATCGCTCACATCACACCCTCGCTCGCATTCTCCCAGGTGAACCACAGCTACGCCGAGATGGTCGGACGGGACACGGTGGAGATCATCGGAAAGAGCTGGGCCGAGGTTTATCCCGGCGAGCCTGACTTCGGCCTGGCCATCGATGCGATTGCACGCGGCCAGCTGGATGCCTGGGAAGGAGAGCGGAGGCTCGATCTCCCGGACGGCTCGATTCGGTGGTTCGCCAGCTCGATTTCACCCGTTCGCGACGACGATGGCCAGATTCTCTTCTACAGCGAAGTCATGACCGATATCAGCGAAAGAAGGGAAAGCGAACGACGGAATCTGCGAGCGACCGCGCTCAGCGAGACGATTCTGCAGTCCACCCTGGACGGCATCTGCGCGGTCGACTCCGCAGGGAAGAGCATCTTCATGAATTCGGCTGCAGCCCGGGCTCTCGGTTCCGAGGATGCTGAGGGAGTCGATTTTCACACCCTCGTGCACCCGCGATGCGACGACGAAGGAACCTGCCCGCTGCTTCGGGCTCTCCACTCGCGGCAGATCGTCCGATACCGCTTGACGCAATTTACCCGAATCGACGGCCAGCCGTTTCAGGCCATCTTCACCTCGCTGCCCATTCTCGGTGCCGAGTCCGAGCGATGGACAGTGATCGTTTTCAGCGATGTCGCGGAACAAAAGCGCCTGCACCGGCAGATCGAGCAGTTCGGGCGTCTCGAAAATCTCGGCCTGCTCACTGAAAAGATCGCCCACGAGTTCAACAACGTCCTGATGGGGATTCTCCCGTTTGCGGAAATTCTCATGCGAAACGAGGAACAGGATCCCGGATCGAAGGACGCGACACGATTCATCCACGCGGCCGTCGAGCGCGGACACCAGATCACGCGGCAGATCCTTCAGTGCGTCCATCCTGAAGAGCCCGTGAGAAAGACGATTCGAGCCTGCGAGCTCATCGAATCCGTGATCGCTGTGCTCGAGCCGACACTCACGCCCGACATCCGCCTGATGTTCAGATACGACCAACCGGACATCGACCTCTCAGTCGACGAAAAGCAGTTGCAGCAGGTGCTGCTGAACGTTATGTCAAACTCCACCGAGGCCATGCCGCAGGGAGGCCGGATCGAAGTGCGGCTCACGACAGCGGGGAGTACAGACTCGCTGCCGGAAGCTCACTCATATGCGCGCAGCTGGGTCATGATCTCCGTGACCGACACGGGGACGGGGATGCCCCGGGACGTTCTCGCCCGGGCCTTCGAGCCGATGTTCTCGACTAAAAGAAACGCGACCGGTCTCGGACTCGCCGTTGCCAGACAGATCGTCGAGAGCCACGGCGGCGAGATCTTTGCCGAGTCGAGGCCCGGAGAAGGATCCACCGTCTACATTACTCTGAAACCTGCCAGAAAACGATTCGACGTTCCCGTCGAGGCATTCGACCCCGACAACCGCCCCTGA
- a CDS encoding thiamine pyrophosphate-dependent dehydrogenase E1 component subunit alpha, which translates to MTPDRKVLLDLYYYMRLTRTLEERLVALFRQSRVIGGLYRSLGQEGEAVGAAYALDFKNGDLVAPLIRNLGSMLVAGAKPVEIIRQYMGKGDSPSRGRDLNIHFADLERGFIGPISPLGDMIPVMAGALLAARMQNRPIVAMAFIGDGGASTGAFAEGMNFATVQKLPLVVILENNGYAYSTPTRQQSALLRLADKAIGFGCHGETVDGNDPVAVHEAARRAVSRGREGGGVSLIEVVTFRIKGHAEHDNQSYVPKEEISRWAAKDPFVSLMSHIEANGRISLQDLEELDQRAKTEVDQATDEAEASPMPEGSEAELGTFNDGFWERAPVTRQ; encoded by the coding sequence ATGACCCCCGATCGCAAGGTTCTGCTCGATCTCTACTACTACATGCGTCTGACTCGGACGCTGGAGGAGCGTCTCGTCGCCCTTTTTCGCCAATCGAGGGTCATCGGCGGCCTCTACCGGTCGCTCGGGCAGGAGGGGGAGGCGGTCGGGGCGGCCTACGCACTCGATTTCAAGAATGGCGACCTCGTCGCACCGCTGATCAGAAACCTCGGTTCCATGCTCGTGGCCGGCGCAAAACCCGTCGAGATCATCCGTCAGTACATGGGCAAGGGCGATTCCCCGTCGCGCGGTCGCGACCTGAATATTCACTTCGCCGATCTCGAGAGAGGATTCATCGGTCCGATTTCTCCTCTGGGCGACATGATCCCGGTCATGGCCGGAGCACTGCTGGCGGCGCGAATGCAAAACCGTCCCATCGTGGCAATGGCGTTCATCGGTGACGGTGGCGCGTCTACGGGCGCATTCGCCGAAGGGATGAACTTCGCAACCGTGCAGAAGCTCCCGCTCGTCGTGATCCTGGAGAACAACGGCTACGCCTACTCCACCCCGACTCGTCAGCAGTCCGCACTCCTTCGCCTTGCAGACAAAGCGATCGGTTTCGGCTGCCATGGAGAAACCGTCGACGGTAACGATCCGGTCGCCGTTCACGAGGCTGCCCGCCGGGCCGTCTCACGAGGCCGCGAAGGAGGCGGCGTTTCCCTCATCGAGGTCGTGACATTCCGGATCAAAGGACACGCGGAGCATGACAACCAGTCGTACGTACCGAAGGAAGAGATCTCCAGATGGGCCGCGAAAGATCCTTTCGTGAGTCTGATGTCTCACATCGAAGCCAACGGACGAATCAGCCTGCAGGATCTGGAAGAGCTCGATCAGCGTGCGAAAACCGAAGTCGACCAGGCAACCGACGAAGCCGAGGCTTCGCCAATGCCGGAGGGCTCCGAGGCCGAGCTCGGGACTTTCAATGATGGATTCTGGGAGAGAGCTCCGGTGACTCGACAATGA
- a CDS encoding sigma-70 family RNA polymerase sigma factor gives MFDFHTPERAGGASDGRPPGAVDDIVRDALPLLRGLARSRFSLPDDEVDSLVQNVLVRYLVRAEKVRDPRAYLVASLMNGARRLRAAGPSFEVSFDEIRDEPRQEQDDEIRQHLAGQILDRLDERCRGILKMRYYSGQTTREMAVELETTPGYAQKLVHKCLARALEICHKLENTRALRD, from the coding sequence GTGTTTGATTTTCATACCCCCGAGCGGGCCGGAGGAGCTTCCGATGGCCGTCCTCCAGGGGCCGTCGACGACATCGTTCGCGACGCCCTGCCGCTGCTCCGGGGTCTGGCGCGGAGCCGTTTCAGCCTCCCCGACGACGAAGTGGATTCACTCGTGCAGAACGTTCTCGTGAGGTACCTCGTCCGTGCAGAGAAGGTGAGGGACCCCCGGGCGTATCTGGTCGCAAGCCTGATGAATGGAGCGCGCCGGCTCCGCGCGGCGGGGCCGAGCTTCGAAGTGTCTTTCGACGAGATCCGGGATGAGCCGCGACAGGAACAGGACGACGAGATTCGACAGCACCTGGCGGGGCAGATCCTCGACAGGCTCGACGAGCGTTGTCGCGGGATTCTGAAAATGCGCTATTACAGCGGACAGACCACCCGGGAAATGGCGGTCGAGCTCGAGACCACGCCAGGTTACGCCCAGAAACTCGTTCACAAGTGTCTTGCGCGCGCCCTGGAGATCTGTCATAAACTGGAAAACACACGTGCATTGCGAGATTGA
- a CDS encoding DUF4112 domain-containing protein has protein sequence MNENVIEPEILEPDERLPSDLLALRRLAQLLDAAIEIPGTRRKVGLAPIVGLVPGFGDVVSAVFSSWIIIGALRHRVPTRVLLKMVVNILIDVWIGSIPLLGDIFDFFFHENLGNVELLFRHRDISRPPRTNTEIALIALVILTTILLIAVILAFSAIVGFIYLFDTIHQSVMRS, from the coding sequence GTGAACGAGAACGTAATCGAGCCGGAGATACTCGAACCCGACGAACGGCTGCCGTCCGATCTCCTGGCACTGAGACGGCTCGCACAGCTGCTCGACGCCGCCATCGAGATTCCCGGCACACGTCGCAAGGTTGGCCTCGCTCCGATCGTCGGCCTGGTTCCCGGTTTCGGGGACGTCGTGAGCGCCGTCTTCTCGAGCTGGATCATCATCGGAGCCCTGCGTCACCGCGTGCCGACACGAGTTCTGCTGAAGATGGTCGTCAACATACTCATCGATGTGTGGATTGGCTCGATCCCGCTTCTCGGCGACATCTTCGACTTCTTCTTTCATGAGAATCTCGGAAACGTCGAGCTTCTCTTCAGACATCGAGATATCAGCCGCCCTCCTCGAACCAATACGGAAATCGCCTTGATCGCCCTCGTCATCCTCACCACGATTCTGCTGATCGCCGTCATTCTGGCGTTCTCGGCGATCGTCGGCTTCATCTACCTGTTCGACACGATTCATCAGTCGGTGATGAGGAGTTGA
- a CDS encoding alpha-ketoacid dehydrogenase subunit beta, whose product MSTDSEGTLYVDAIREAMFEEMERDERVFLIGEDVGAYGGAFKTSAGLMERFGPGRVIDTPISEVAIVGAAAGAAMMGMRPIAEMQFIDFVSVAFNSLVNYAAKLRYRVGVACPIVVRGPSGGGVHAGPFHSLSGENYFVNVPGLKIVYPSTSHDAKGLLKSAIRDEDPVLFLEHKMLYRRVREVLPKDEYTVPIGKARLVREGSDITILTFGGMVPLAEEAAEHLDRDGVRTEVIDLRTIKPYDRDAVLASVRKTNRLVVLQEAPLTGGFGAEIAACVAEHAFDWLDAPISRVAALDTPVPYSPNLEKHYLPSLERLLRTARETLTY is encoded by the coding sequence ATGAGCACCGACAGTGAAGGCACACTGTACGTCGACGCGATCCGGGAAGCGATGTTCGAGGAGATGGAGCGGGACGAACGGGTTTTTCTGATCGGCGAGGATGTCGGCGCATACGGCGGCGCCTTCAAAACGAGCGCCGGCCTGATGGAGCGATTCGGTCCCGGCCGCGTCATCGACACCCCGATCTCGGAAGTAGCGATCGTCGGTGCTGCCGCCGGCGCGGCGATGATGGGGATGCGACCGATCGCGGAGATGCAGTTCATCGACTTTGTGTCGGTCGCCTTCAATTCGCTCGTCAACTACGCTGCCAAACTCCGTTACCGCGTCGGCGTGGCGTGTCCGATCGTCGTTCGCGGACCCTCGGGCGGTGGGGTTCACGCCGGACCGTTTCACTCTCTGAGCGGCGAAAACTATTTCGTGAACGTACCGGGGCTGAAAATCGTCTATCCCTCGACGTCTCACGACGCCAAGGGTTTGCTGAAATCAGCGATACGTGACGAGGATCCGGTCCTGTTTCTCGAGCACAAAATGCTCTACCGGCGCGTCCGCGAGGTCCTGCCGAAGGACGAATACACCGTACCGATCGGCAAGGCCCGGCTCGTCCGGGAGGGCTCGGACATCACGATTCTCACTTTCGGCGGCATGGTCCCGCTTGCCGAAGAGGCCGCGGAGCACCTCGACCGGGACGGGGTCCGCACCGAGGTCATCGACCTGCGCACGATCAAACCCTACGACCGCGACGCAGTTCTCGCGTCGGTCCGTAAAACGAACCGCCTGGTCGTTCTGCAGGAGGCTCCGCTGACCGGAGGATTCGGAGCGGAGATCGCCGCGTGTGTGGCAGAACATGCTTTCGACTGGCTCGATGCTCCGATCTCCAGGGTGGCAGCACTCGATACACCCGTCCCGTACTCGCCAAATCTCGAAAAACACTATCTGCCGAGCCTGGAGAGGCTCCTCCGAACTGCCCGGGAAACCCTGACGTATTGA